A segment of the Panicum hallii strain FIL2 chromosome 1, PHallii_v3.1, whole genome shotgun sequence genome:
CCCGAGGTAAGGGCCGAGGAATCTCTTTCGCTAGCTCTCATGCCGCGTGCACGATCCGAGTCTCTTTCTGTCAGCATTGTTCATGCGAGTTCCTCGTCGCTGAAATGGAGCGAGTATGCTTCTGCATCCGTGAACGGAATTCATGGTGCTAGAAAATACTCTTCCATCtttcgcaaaaaaaaagaaaaagaaaaaaaatagtttCCATTTTTTTTTCTGCTCCATCCGGGATAGGCCCATGCCGCCATGCCGGGATGCTGACGTAGTGACGCCGGATGCAACATTCTACCCATGCCACAACCGAAGCACACCTACTACAGCGTAGAAACTTCAGGCTCCTCGAGCAGCAGCGACCATTCTACCCGGGTCGGCGTCACCTCCTGCAGTTCAGGTTCAGCCGTGCAGGGGAGGCGACAGGCGAGAGCCCCGTCGTACGCCGCGCATCCGCGTTGCCTTGTTTCCCGCTGTTTTGAAGCGTTCCCGGGCGCGCGATTAGTTTACGCGCGGCGGACGGCGACGCCCAACAAATCCCCCCGAGCTCACCAACCAACCTATCACGTGCCGGGACGGAGCGATGCCTCCGTGCGCTGCTGCCGCGCGCGTTTCCTATTTAAGCAGAGAGGCAGCTCGGCACCGGCACACCGGAGtccagagcagagcagaggaggaggcAGTGGCCGGGGCCCGAGCGGAGAGCAGCAGAGTCAAGAGAGCGCAAAGGCATTCTCTGCAGCTCGTCGCTCGCGTTTCCTCCACAAGAATCGCCTCGCGCTCCACTCCGCTCGCGGGTAGGTCTCCGTCGACCGTAGGCGATCGGCATGGAGGCGGGGGACGCCATGGAGAGGGGCGAGCAGCGCGCGCCGCTCCTGCCCGAGGTAATGCTCCAGAGATCTCTGCCCTTTGCTCGCAAGCCGCATCCGCGGTTAACCGCCAAGATCTTTCACATAATGGTCACTTGATCAGCCATGCGGCATTTCAGTCATTCCATCGGTGAACAGAATCTCACAGCTGATGTAGAATtaagtttcttttttttttgggtgCTCGATATTGGATACACCATGATGTCACGGTGATGCCGACGCCGAATGCAATTTTTCTAAGGAACAGGGACATTTGGAATTTGGGATCAGGATACGGGAGTTGGTGGCTAGAAGCACGCCATCAACGTAGACCAAGTCTAAGATAGTGAAGAGAAAAAGGGACATATAAACATCTTAAATTGGTCGATAGTTGCTAGACACGTCAAAAACTCGAGTTTTTATGTTTCTTTTAGTTCGGATAAACTTAATACTTTTTTACGCACGAGGTTTCGTAGAGAAAGTTCCAAGAAAGAATTCGAACGTGTCTACTAAAACACATGCGTGCAAAATTTCAAAAGAACACATGCGTACAAACTTCGGTTTGTCGCTTTAATACTAGTCTTGCTTTCCTCATCAGACAAGCATACAAGCGCTAACCGATGCAAACGACATCCACATCATACTAGTGCATCATATCCATGACCTTTCAACATTCTGACAGTAGAATATGCAGATTCTCCTTGTTGCTGACAATCTGCGGAATTTCTCTCTATTGCAGAGCCATGGGCCAAAGATTCAGGACGACAGCCTGCAAGTGCCGCTCTTGAAGGATAAAAAACGCGCAGGAAGCAAGGCACCAGCAGTTGTTCTAGGTGAGCAGGCCTCATAATGTTCAAAAATCTAACTTTTTTTCAGatcaaattttagttttacTATGATCATTTACAAAAACAGAATATAAGAATGACAATATTATGATTGACATGTGCTGATCACTGGATGCCATTCCTCCTTTGCTGCGCGCAGGGTTCGAGTGCCTGGAGAGCACAGCGTTCAGCGGCATCTCGTCGAACCTGGTCGTGTACCTGGAGACCGTCCTCCATGGCAGCAACTTGGCCAGCGCCTCCAAAGTCACCACATGGTTCGGCACCAGCTACCTCACCCCGATCTTCGGCGCCATCATCGCCGACACCTTCCTGGGCAACTACAACACCATCCTCGTCTCCCTCGCCGTCTACCTTCTTGTACGTCGTAGATCATTCATCTTGATCCATGGCACGCGCATCGATCGGTTACGTCAATGATGCTAACCTATTATGTCTGCCGCGTGCCATCTGCAGGGTATGATGTTCGTGACCTTCTCGGCGTTCCTGCCaacggcggcggtgctcggcGGCTCCTCGATGTTCGGTGCCCAGACCGTGGCGTTCGTCGGGCTGTACCTCGTCGCGATCGGGAGCGGCGGGGTGCGGTCGTCGCTGCTGCCGTTCGGCGCGGAGCAGTTCGATGACGACAACCCGACAGACCGGGAGAGCAAGGGGTCCTTCTTCAGCTGGTTCTACCTCTGCGTCGACTTCGGGCCGATCGTCTCCGGCCTGTTCATCGTGTGGATCCAGAACAACGTCAGCTGGGGCCTCGGCTTCGGCATCTCCACCGTTTGCATCGCGCTCGCCTTCGGTGCCTTCGTGCTCGCCACGCCCATGTACAAGCGCCGCATGCCCACAGGCACGCCGCTCAAGCGTCTAAGCCAGGTCATCGTTGCCGCCTGCCGGAAGATCGCCCTCAAGGTGCCCGCCGATGCAGGCATGCTCTACGAGGTCAGCGACAAGGTGGACAATCAGCCCAAGATCGAGCACACCGGCGAGTTCTCATTCCTCGACAAGGCGGCCATCATCACCGAGTCAGACTTTGAGGAGATAACCGAGGAGGCCGGGTCGTCCTGGAAGCTCTGCACCGTGACGCAGGTGGAGGAGCTCAAGATCCTGCTGCGGCTCCTGCCCATCTGGGCCACCAGCATAATCATGTCCTCGGCGTACGCGCAGATGAACACCACCTTCATCCAGCAGGGCAGCGTCATGAACATGTCCATCCTGTCGGTGTCGGTGCCGGCGGCGTCTATGGGCTCGTTCGAGGTGACCTGCGTCCTGACGTGGGTGCTGCTCTACAGCAAGGTGATCGCGCCGGCTGTGAGGAGCTTATCTTCTAATGGCGACGGCGAGCCGTCGCAGCTGCAGCGCATGGGCGCCGGACGGCTCCTCATGGCTCTGGCCATGGCGGTCTCGGCGCTCGTTGAGATGAAGCGGCTCGAcagcgcggcgcgcggcgagcAGATCACCATCGCGTGGCAGCTCCCGCAGTACTTCTTCCTCGCCGGCGCAGAGGTGTTCTGCTACATCGCGCAGCTGGAGTTCTTCTACGCCGAGGCACCGGACACCATGAAGAGCACGTGCACGTCTCTGGCGCTGCTCACCATCGCGCTGGGGAGCTACCTGAGCTCTTTCATCTATGCCATCGTGGCGGCGTTCACGGCCACGGCGGACAGTCCCGGATGGATCTGCGACGACCTCAATCAGGGACACCTAGACTACTTCTTCTGGACCATGGCCGCCATGTGCACGCTCAACTTCGTCGTGTACAGCGGCTTCGCCAAGAACTACAAGCTCAAGACGGTGCTCTCATGACGTTATTCAATTGCATATCGCTGCACATAACCGTCGTGCACCGGCTCAACGGCCAGTACATAGGAAACATACAGGGGTACAGTAGGAAGAAAATGCAGGATTTCTTTTtgccccttttccttttccttttcttcttattgAAGAAACTGCACAGATTCCTGTAGCAgaatagtttttttttctttttggaacTTTTGTCTTGTTTTTCCACATACAGTTGATGAGTTGAAAGACTACGAACATCAATGTCAATGTGCCCTTTTTTGATAAACTCAGAAAAGGAAATTTTGGTTTTTAAATCAGATGTCGCCATTGCAGGGAATCTACATGCAGACTCACCCGCACAAGTGCATACGTAGGTACACTCATACCCGTATGAATGTTTACGAAAGTTTAGTCCGCATATCTTGAGAACGATGAAATCACCGAATCTCATCATCAACACGACAAGAGCGTCTCCGTTACATCGTTGACCACTTTTTTAATGTTGCGAGAAGAGAATGCAATGCTATATGTATAAGAATAACGATACTGCACATGCACTCTATGAGCATTTCCACTGTTCACCACTCAAGCAACAAGTTGGAAGTGAAAAGAAATTGGAGAAAGGGGTAAAAGTCAGTAACCTCGGTGTTCAAAAAATTTTCACCTTTGACTTTACCATTCAGCGTTTGACCATCTGATTTTCTACAAACATTTGTGTGCAAATAGTTGGGATTTTATAAATATCTAGCATGCTTCAATTATTTTCACGTACAAATGCTCTTCACTTAACTAAATATTTGAACAAATATTTTTACTCAAAGTTTTTCAGTAATATaagaaaaatcaaaactaaCCATTCTGAGGATCGATACTAAGgctactgtcggtgttttacggccacgcccaccgagggatacccgcGATGTGGTGAGTTTGTATGTAGaatgtcgccgagatcaggaatacgaaggtgcaaggaacataagttGAGATAAgttaataccctacgtcctatgtggtttaTATTGctttaggtggtgatcgggtgatctcctctttggagggggtcccagttcgcccttatatagtttgggagACAGAGTTACATGAAAATTCCAGTTGGATACTAGCCCAAGAGTCCTACCCAAGTAATTTTTGGGTAGTTTTCTATTTTTACTattgtatgagtagtcctactatgctacgagtagttataaTAGATGTAGTGTATGGCTATATCCCATCCGTTATCCTAGGAGATGTACACTATGTTGCACAGTCCCGTGGGTCCGGGTTTGACAAGCCCCcggctcttcgtagtcgagtactatAGGCGTCTTCGAGTCTtccaaactccatcttgaaggtgtcctccgaatacttccttggctgcatcgaggctgtgaggtgctcataccccgagtagttgtcaagtcttcttttatatgggatgcgattgaactcgcactccatatggaacAGCCCCCGATCCTTAGTTTGACTtgcagaatcaggctgagggtcaatttagtattgaatcttctatccttattttccaaaagattcgaaaaataatttgctgatgacacgtgtccctgcagcccccgagtcttgcaTCCAAATCTTcaaggttttgaataaaggatccaaataaTCGTGGCATGCGAAATAAGTTGGtcaagatttgatggttaagacgagcaaattggttcagaaatttgaaaaTCACTTTTTTTGGAATTACTTccaaaaaatggttaaacaaatagcTTATTCAAAAAATGTCCGAGATTACCGCTCAAATCGAACCTGAATCTTTGAGAGACGTGTCGTattcagcccccgagcctgcgAGCTAGATGAGTTGCACAAGATGTACATAGTAGTCGGTGGCGCCAGCCCCTGAGCTtaggcattggccaagttgccgATCTTGtactgtcgatgaagccgactactcggagtcgattccgactagatttgttggcgagacgagtagtcaaagtagtcgaacatgCGTAAAACTAGtagggaactagtaaacgcctTATCCTAGAAGCGagacccctttagtaacatagcatactagtcggaaaccaGTAAtttgttactggaagtatgggagcgaggtcttttcagcaaacttgcacgtaatactggTCATAAACCAGTGGAACGGAGTTGTAGTGGAAGTATGGGTATTAGAcctcttcagtaacatagcatactagtcggaaactagtaatccgttagtggaagtatgggagcgaggccccttcagcaaacttgcgcgtaataccagtcataaactagtagaacggagttgtactggaagtatgcgatcgaggccccttcagtaacataggatactagtcggaaactagtagtctaTTACTAAAAGTATGGAAGCGAGGCTTCTTCAGTAAACTTGtgcgtaataccagtcgtaaaccagtaaaacggagttgtactggaagtatggtatcaaggccccttcagtaatataggCTTCAGTAATATAgggtactagtcggaaactagtattCTGTTaccggaagtatgggagcgaggccccttcagcaaacttgtgcgtaataccagtcgtaaaccagtaaaatagAGTTGTACTGAAAATTTGATCTCCAGGTGCCGACAGAAGATGTCTTGGTTGGCTAAGGATAGAAATGGCGTAAatgctcgatattccaggagtttggaACCTCCTGGTCATCAGGGTACTATAAGAGATATGATCCTTGTCCTGTAATCTTGTGCACGATGAAAGGCCCCTCCCATCAcgaattaagcttgtgcagcCCGATTTCATCCTGGAttcgtcgaagaaccatatctccaacgttAAAAGAGCATTGTTGAATGTTCCAATCATGGTAACGACGGACTCtttgtaagtagcgggccgactgGAGTAAGACATTGCATCTGATTTTCTTAGCTGAGTCAAGTTCGAGATGTCTTGCACTGTCAGCCTCGCTTTCTTCATACAACTCCAGTCGAGCAGACTTCCACATGACACCAGCCgataatatagcttcagacccatatacgaggaagaaatgtgagtgtcctgtggctttgcttggttgtgtacgAAATCCACAGATTACTTACAAGATCTCGTTGATCCACTTcaagccatcaagaatcaagccattGGCGCGCTTGACCTGGCTGTTGacccgcgggtgagccactcTAACGTAGTTGACCTCAATGGCACTACGTTCACagaaatcccagaactgatgcgagtggaaattggatcccagttccgtgatgatggtgttggaaAAGCTAAAATGGTGCAAGGTGTCGcagatgaagctaaccactcgaTCGGCAGAGAGCGttgtgattggcttgtactcgatccacttgttAAATTTGTCGATAGCCACAAACACATGAGTAGAACCACCTTTCGCAATTGTCAAAGGTCCTATCATATCCAgaccccagcatgcaaacggccatgaaggtggtatggtgataaggttGTGAGCCGGAACATGGAGCTGTTTGCTAAAGAACTGACGGTTTGTGCATCGGTGAATGAGTGCTTTGGTGTCTGCCGAAGCAGTtggccagtagaaaccagatctaaAAGCCTTGCCGACTAATGTGCAAGAAGCAGCATGGTTTCTgcacacgccttcgtgaatctcctgGAGTATTTATCTGCCCTCCTCCATGCGGACACACTttatgagtatgcctgatgctgatccacgcttgtaaaGTTATCCCCAATTTGAACGTGCCATTTGCTGTGCCTTAAAATGTCTGTAGCCTCAGCTTTTTTTGGGTCGATGCCGGGGGTTAGTTTGTGCTcttggatgtagtcgatgatgGTCACCCGCCAGTTGACCTCGAACATCAAGACCTCTTGGTCGGATTCCGTTGGACCCTGAGCGATGATACCTGAATCTGGTGTCTTCatggatgggtgatgcaactcgtgaatgaaaactcctggtgggacgttagctcgatcagaacctagctttgagagcacatccgctcccACGTTGTTGTCGTgaatcacatgatgaatttccagCCCTGAGAACTTGTTCTCAAGCTTGCGTATTTCCACGACGTAtacgtccatggtgtccttgttgacgtcccactctttgttgacttgttggacaaCCAACAAGAAATTGTCGTAGACAAGCAGTCACTTGATACCCagagagactgccaggcgtagcccaTGTAATAGTGCCTCGTACTTGGCTTTATTATTGGAGAtctcaaatagtatttggaatacatacttgagttgttctcctttcAAAATGACGAAGAgtactcccgcgccaccacctCCGAGCTTTAGTGAGCCATCGAAATACATGACCTAATTCTCTGGCAGGTTGGCcagggcttccacttggttttctcgccacttcgccatgaaattgactagtgcctgtgacttgatggctgtTCGGGGCTTGAAGTTGAGGGTGAGAGCCCCCAGttcactgcccacttggagatgcgcccgatggcgtcccgattgtggaggatttCCGATAATGGTAAATAAGTGACCATCGAGATGTTGTATGCATCGAAATAATGGTGAAACTTCTTAAAAGCGATGAGTATGCCGTAGAGTAGTGTCAGACCCAGAgttacgggactgtgtacataacatagtttaaacagggttaagagataaagtccgtcttatctcttattcatgtcgttttctactcgtttgagtaggagataaagctagtcggtacagaaggaaactactcgagttatacctgaatatgattccttggctagtattgactagattcatgtaaccctgacctcccggatatataaggggggcagggacccattcaaaacagaTCATTCAACACCCAAgcgaatacaaaccaccacacaggacgtagggtattacacacctcacggcccgaacctgtctaaatcttgtgtttcttgcaccttcgagttcctgatctcggcgtctcctcacctaaacttaccacctcgagtatatccctcggtgggcagccggtaaaacaccgacagctagcgcgccaggtaggggagcgcatcgaagatccaccggcaaacttgatggcatctttacagttcaccaggtcagtaccttcccGGGGTACAACATTTTTTTTAGCCTGtaggtctgcgtcgcagatggtgcgggtaGTTTTTgttgattcctcatcgacatgaagccaaaaacccccGTGGCGAGTTCTcaaagcgacctcgacaagttcgttgatgattttgacgatttgtcaattcatgggtccgctacgaggatcgaggaggagtttgcttccggcgcgacttcatccagcgctgcaacaactttccttgggttggacttgttccaatctaaggactcgcgtagccgatcatgactcggtctgcgcgatttggccactgatcttcaggaagctaacatctccgagtccctctccacattggagaaggacttggactctctactCCAACACGGAAagcctgtcggtgttttaccggctgcccaccaagggatatacccaaggtggtaagttttaggtgaggagatgccgagatcaggaactgtcggtgtttaaccggctgcccaccgagggatatacccaaggtggtaagttttgggtggtGAGACGCTGAGatctggaactcgaaggtacaaggaacacaaagcttagacaggttcgggccgcaagatacgtaacaccctacgtcctgtatggtggtttgtattgcctttggtatagaatgacctaataatcttctgttttgaggggggtccctgacctcccttgtatatccgagaggtcagagttacaaagatgctaaccaacccacgacgagggatcataccagaacacatctcgagtagatcctctccgtgttggttagctctatctcctatttaaacgggataaacaagagataaataaaatgaataagagataagacgggcttaatctcttaaactacgtaaTGTGCCCaacccggtggccccgggtctgacaagcccccgagctcttcgtagctgagtactgcaggcttatcgagtactttcgaagcagtcttcgacttcttctgaagcttcgtcttgaagtccttcttcgagtacttgtttggctgcatcgaagctatgaggtgctcatgccccgaatttctgttatggcgtgcgatttaaaaatcgcactccatatggagtagcccccgagccttaggttgaatcggagaatcaggctgagggtcccatttgtctgtggccctacttatccttcaaaagatttgaaaaaataagtagtcaatgccatgtatcccgcagcccccgagccttgaatccaaatcccacaaaatttggagataaggatccaataatcgtggcatgcaggcgAATAATGACAACTTGCAAAATTACCAAAACGATGGTACggatgatgggtattagattattaattcgaaAAAATGCTTTTTTCAGGCGaacaaaccctgaaaaaatgattaatcaaatatccaatccaaataatccatcaaacgacccctcagattcggaatattctcggacgtgactcctgaacttcagaacagtaacttttccccacctcgctggttatttaaccccgcaatAACGGTAGGAAAAAACAACGCTTTCAATAtgcattccatcaaaagccaccgaattccccaatccgagccaagcgCCGCCACCATCCCCCCAAGaagatcctcccgctccaacctccccgcccctctccccgcagcccccgagcatctcgtggccggcgcatcggagatggcatccaagaagtcagagatcgagggaaaGAAGAAAAATGCGGAGCCAACGACCACGGAGTGGatacacagtaagtgctccctcaacaatctgaacaagctagtttccgaggggttgcttcaagaaaagaaccttgtcaactggcgcccctcttaccgtgaacctctccccatggagaatgttgacgaaatcgtcacattcttccattttgccgaacggggattggccctccccacttgttccttctttcgcggccttctttgttactacgggcttgagctccatcacctcaaccctaatttcatttgccacatttccattttcattcatttctgcgaagcatttctcggaatcgaaccccattgggatctattccgctttctcttccgcgtcaagccccagcctaccacaaagaaacttgccgtagtagggggcgccggcatccaactgcgacagcaggccggcgagaaatacctttcgtacaaattcccctcaaaccttcctgggtggaagagccaatggttttacatcgaaaaccatgctccccaacttCCGACGAAGTTGAGcagaccgccagtggtgaggggggaatggaaccttgaaccctccggcatggagatgattcaAGTCcgagagctgctggaggccatcgaggcacaaAAAAAGAAAGGAGTGACCAGCGCTTCCGttatgttctcattttacaaacgccgcatccaacccatccagcagcgctgttgcctgggcttcgagtacacaggccccgctgacccttctcgcatgtgcacagaggagttgccagatgaagtcgcactccagcgagttcagcgggtgctgctagatgtggacgccgtgccgtacgtgcccacgtTGTTCTCCGTACGAAATCCGCCcaagccggtaagtattcgacttcttttcgtTGGAGAAATCTGCTGTTGTACCGTTACTTAACTGgagaactttctgcagggacacacggagctgtactgcagctacccgccgcaacctgacctcccccgagcctatcatctcctcccttctgctgccactgcagccaagaaggctcgcctttctgcggctcaaagccgcaacgagtccgccgaatgcgtggactcgcaggcgggagaaggagccgaaggagaaccACGCCCTTCTGCTGCCGTTGCAACCAAgggggctcgccttgctgcggctcgaggcagcagcgagtccaccgaatgcgtggactcgtaGGCGAGCGAAGGAATCGAAGGGGGACCGCGccaggacaactcctccgaccagagcgtggagttggccggcgctctaccaccggtgccgaagggccaacgacaagtgcgcaaacgcaaggcacaagaagtcgagtcttccaggtaCTGAGTTGCTGTTTGGGCTAGTTGCGAAATGTCAATGATGCAGCATACTGAGAGCTTCCACTTGTAGTCTCCCCGCTCTACCACCTGGGACCGAGCCcgaaagggaggaaacaggccCCTCTGCCGTCGCTGCGGCGACTATTGCTGTGGCGGGGACCCCCCAGTCGGCCGACCAAGCCTCGCCGCCAGCAACAGGCACTCcgcgacgggcctggcgggtgaagaaagccgccaaaaagaagtcgacactaTGAGTTTCCGTCCTGCCGCTTGAAGATCTTGCGcttgcccacttggataacaatgtaTTCGATATCGTCAGGGCTGCGAGCGCGGTGCAACTCCAGATGGACCTAGGCGCGGCTACTACGGCCCCGGAGCCAGCAACCCGGGCTGACCCCGCCGGTGCGGAGCCGGGCCCGGCCGCTGCTGCCTCCGAGCCGTCGGCGCCTGGAGAACCAGTGCCCACGGAGCTGGCCCCTGAGGCAGATGcgacgctccccgacttgccgcctcccgagctccgacaagacgaagccgaagctggtggcggagaacaagtcgaggcccctggagccgctcctactgatggcacaggtaagcgctTATCCGCCCGCGGCTAGCTACCGAGGGCTGGGCGCAATGTGCTAACTGCATTGCATACTTGCAGGTGTCTGGCAGCCGGCGTCCAGGGATACCGCTGGGTCCTCGGGGACTCCCCGTGAGAtgctgagggccgggccggggtaccagaacgtcatcaccaccgacctggtggacgacctcctgctgacggccgaaaatctgaagaccttcaagagcaccttcaaggagttatacgacttctccatggtagtatttgggtaatgttccagatgtgcacattggtgagttgtttatggCTCAATCTCtgccttttgcgcagcatgtaatcaccaaatcccagaggaagtcggagaaactccgcgcggttgtgagtgacgcgcgagagttagctgccctggacaagcgcgtctccgaggagattacgaagaattgctatctgcagcgagagctggacatactgaagcaagaaagaacttaagagacctggctgctcaagaatgacctgaagaacctcgagaaggccaactccgagctccaacaacagctcaaggagcaacaagcagagtaccaggagcagctcaaggctgagaagaaggcgcaccaaggtaggccctcgcttctctcgagtacttttccttggCAGCTccccttagatgctgaagtacccttaccacatagcttaggaaaataacgaaacacaaagatgagctgcttactgacgtgaagaatatgctgtatcatcgtacagatgat
Coding sequences within it:
- the LOC112899912 gene encoding protein NRT1/ PTR FAMILY 8.3-like isoform X1, whose amino-acid sequence is MEAGDAMERGEQRAPLLPESHGPKIQDDSLQVPLLKDKKRAGSKAPAVVLGFECLESTAFSGISSNLVVYLETVLHGSNLASASKVTTWFGTSYLTPIFGAIIADTFLGNYNTILVSLAVYLLGMMFVTFSAFLPTAAVLGGSSMFGAQTVAFVGLYLVAIGSGGVRSSLLPFGAEQFDDDNPTDRESKGSFFSWFYLCVDFGPIVSGLFIVWIQNNVSWGLGFGISTVCIALAFGAFVLATPMYKRRMPTGTPLKRLSQVIVAACRKIALKVPADAGMLYEVSDKVDNQPKIEHTGEFSFLDKAAIITESDFEEITEEAGSSWKLCTVTQVEELKILLRLLPIWATSIIMSSAYAQMNTTFIQQGSVMNMSILSVSVPAASMGSFEVTCVLTWVLLYSKVIAPAVRSLSSNGDGEPSQLQRMGAGRLLMALAMAVSALVEMKRLDSAARGEQITIAWQLPQYFFLAGAEVFCYIAQLEFFYAEAPDTMKSTCTSLALLTIALGSYLSSFIYAIVAAFTATADSPGWICDDLNQGHLDYFFWTMAAMCTLNFVVYSGFAKNYKLKTVLS
- the LOC112899912 gene encoding protein NRT1/ PTR FAMILY 8.3-like isoform X2, producing the protein MDAGDAMERGERAPLLPESHGPKIQDDSLQVPLLKDKKRAGSKAPAVVLGFECLESTAFSGISSNLVVYLETVLHGSNLASASKVTTWFGTSYLTPIFGAIIADTFLGNYNTILVSLAVYLLGMMFVTFSAFLPTAAVLGGSSMFGAQTVAFVGLYLVAIGSGGVRSSLLPFGAEQFDDDNPTDRESKGSFFSWFYLCVDFGPIVSGLFIVWIQNNVSWGLGFGISTVCIALAFGAFVLATPMYKRRMPTGTPLKRLSQVIVAACRKIALKVPADAGMLYEVSDKVDNQPKIEHTGEFSFLDKAAIITESDFEEITEEAGSSWKLCTVTQVEELKILLRLLPIWATSIIMSSAYAQMNTTFIQQGSVMNMSILSVSVPAASMGSFEVTCVLTWVLLYSKVIAPAVRSLSSNGDGEPSQLQRMGAGRLLMALAMAVSALVEMKRLDSAARGEQITIAWQLPQYFFLAGAEVFCYIAQLEFFYAEAPDTMKSTCTSLALLTIALGSYLSSFIYAIVAAFTATADSPGWICDDLNQGHLDYFFWTMAAMCTLNFVVYSGFAKNYKLKTVLS